Proteins from a single region of Cryptococcus neoformans var. grubii H99 chromosome 5, complete sequence:
- a CDS encoding DNA mismatch repair protein MLH3: MPDILPLPHPTSTTLRSSIILPSLAQIFSELLQNSLDAGATKIECYVNMAKGNESLRVEDNGTGISKDGLAKIGKRFRTSKEIHEGGLGPVGSYGFRGEALASIASLSLLDITTRRASFPVYTKILKHSKTLFEGPNPDRHISGGQGTTVVVREIFRTIPVRREELAATSSTLLMTQLKKVVETLALGNTGVRWVLWEERTTTTGGLKRIVGINASDSSLDVFKALYGSALVQSVQRIRVTVGEKKVNGFISISGDVSKAHQHLYVNNYPIDRGDVHTAIAKKFASSKFANLASAGQHDKDEDYHPSGRRSPRRLERYPIYVLNVTLPAGELDVSYEPQKGILGYKDIETLKTMLLAVVDEFLRRNGFGPAHTLSSTSSPTKRPEPHVSQPSGRLTSALTKPSPLSLSSLRTNTPVPRSMSLALPSKHSPKRVTSHLSEEVPDSTKRRRLMSPQKAITPRISERGTRKSKWIDDLLDKLDTGVFPLSPLTSRTTDHEHGFTGDDAASLACCSHEPTNPVSLPSPFPFTTDVRISKSSLSNATVLGQVDRKFIAVVLRTTINLTTLALIDQHAADERVAVEKVLLELCKGFARDDLLVADLTKARPMIILTQAEAQILSQPGVQPLFMRWGVHLTMPPGLSHGEYVQVKVEAVPLSLLNRLGRKEGLEMTRLVRGYLPIVADHAGEITALVENLEGKAMEDNEGGDIEGYGGDWGRVMRFMPREMLELANSKACRGAIMFEDRLSHDQCDRLIQQLSRTRFPFMCAHGRPSMVPLVILNEQKDKPDIKAKRKINWENLRNKMDQDNKNGENDDE; encoded by the exons ATGCCAGATATATTACCCTTACCTCACCCCACATCCACAACTCTCCgctcctccatcatcctccctAGCCTGGCCCAGATTTTCTCTGAGTTGCTTCAAAATTCTTTGGATGCTGGAGCTACCAAGATCGAATGCTATGTGAACATGGCCAAAGGGAATGAAAGTCTGAGAGTGGAGGATAATGGCACCGGTATCAGCAAGGATGGGCTAGCAAAGATAGGAAAGAGGTTTAGGACGAGTAAAGAAATACATGAGGGAGGATTAGGGCCAGTAGGATCTTATGGATTCCGTGGAGAAG CCTTAGCATCTATAGCTTCACTTTCCCTCTTAGATATTACTACACGCAGGGCTTCGTTTCCGGTTTATACCAAAATTCTCAAACATTCAAAAACATTATTCGAAGGCCCTAACCCTGATAGACATATTTCAGGAGGTCAAGGTACTACAGTTGTAGTTCGCGAGATCTTTCGTACCATCCCCGTTagaagagaagagctgGCCGCGACAAGTAGCACGCTTTTAATGACCcaattgaagaaggttgtTGAAACGCTGGCACTAGGAAACACAGGCGTCCGATGGGTATtatgggaggagagaacTACGACTACCGGAGGCTTGAAGCGAATCGTGGGCATCAATGCG TCTGATTCTTCATTGGACGTTTTCAAAGCCCTATACGGAAGCGCCCTTGTCCAGAGCGTCCAAAGGATTAGGGTCACAGttggggaaaagaaagtgaaCGGTTTTATCAGTATATCGGGAGATGTCTCAAAA GCTCATCAGCATCTTT ATGTCAATAACTATCCAATAGATCGCGGAGATGTACATACGGCGATTGCTAAGAAATTCGCCAGTAGCAAATTCGCTAATCTAGCATCTGCTGGTCAACATgacaaggatgaagattATCACCCAT CTGGGCGGCGCTCTCCCAGACGGCTTGAAAGATATCCTATCTATGTACTGAACGTAACTTTGCCGGCCGGCGAATTAGACGTTTCCTATGAGCCTCAGAAAGGTATTCTGGGATACAAG GATATTGAGACTTTGAAGACAATGTTGTTGGCTGTTGTAGACGAATTCCTTCGGCGAAATGGATTCGGCCCAGCACACACCCTCTCTTCGACATCAAGCCCTACAAAACGCCCTGAGCCCCATGTTTCTCAGCCCAGTGGCCGACTTACATCTGCACTCACGAAGCCATCGCCTCTGTCACTGTCTTCTTTGCGCACCAATACGCCTGTTCCTCGATCCATGTCacttgctcttccttcaaagCACAGTCCGAAGAGAGTTACTTCCCATTTATCAGAGGAGGTGCCCGATTCCACAAAACGGCGACGATTGATGTCTCCCCAGAAGGCTATCACGCCCCGTATTAGCGAGAGAGGCACTAGAAAATCCAAATGGATCGATGACCTTTTGGATAAATTGGATACTGGTGTTTTTCCTCTATCCCCTCTTACTTCTCGAACAACGGATCATGAACACGGCTTTACAGGCGATGATGCAGCTTCTCTGGCTTGCTGCTCACATGAGCCAACTAATCCGGTGTCATTACCGTCTCCGTTTCCGTTTACTACCGATGTTCGGATCTCCAAATCATCCCTCTCTAATGCAACCGTTCTAGGTCAAGTTGATCGGAAATTCATCGCTGTCGTCCTTCGTACCACTATCAATTTGACGACTTTAGCTTTGATCGATCAACATGCCGCTGATGAGCGGGTAGCAGTGGAGAAAGTTCTTCTTGAACTTTGTAAGGGGTTTGCAAGAGATGATTTGTTGGTGGCGGATCTCACCAAGGCTCGACCGATGATCATTCTCACTCAAGCGGAAGCCCAGATCCTTTCCCAGCCTGGGGTACAACCATTGTTCATGAGATGGGGCGTTCACCTCACCATGCCTCCTGGGCTTTCTCATGGGGAATATGTTCAAGTCAAAGTCGAAGCCGTTCCTTTAAGTCTTTTAAACAGACTGGGTAGAAAGGAAGGTTTAGAAATGACAAGACTTGTAAGAGGTTATTTACCAATCGTGGCGGACCATGCCGGTGAAATAACAGCTCTTGTCGAAAATCTCGAAGGCAAAGCAATGGAAGACAACGAAGGTGGAGACATTGAGGGATATGGGGGAGACTGGGGCAGAGTGATGAGGTTTATGCCCCGTGAGATGCTGGAACTAGCAAATTCAAAAGCATGCCGAG GTGCCATCATGTTTGAGGATCGCCTATCGCACGATCAATGTGACCGCCTTATACAGCAGCTGTCGCGGACAAGATTTCCATTTATGTGCGCCCATGGACGACCATCAATGGTACCGCTTGTCATTTTGAACGAACAGAAAGACAAGCCCGACATTAAAGCCAAGCGGAAGATAAACTGGGAGAATCTTCGAAACAAAATGGACCAAGATAATAAGAACGGCGAGAACGATGACGAATAG
- a CDS encoding geranylgeranyl transferase type-2 subunit beta, which produces MFLATTSQPLNKSLHIKYIQDLDKKKDLAYYITSHLRLNGIYWGLTALFMLGQPEALDREGVIEYVLSCWDDETGTFGPHPGHDGHILATLSGIQVLLMEDALDRADIERINSFLLKLVNPDGSVSGDKWGESDTRFSYILLSCLSLLGRLSSLTDEQIEGITENIRKCMNFDGGFGLSPGTESHSGQVWVCTAALTILDRLDIVDRDLLGAWLSERQLPNGGLNGRPEKLEDVCYSWWCLASLSIIGKIHWINADKLINFILSAQDLDDGGIGDRPGDWVDVFHTIFGVAGLSLLGYPDLGDIDPVYCMPADLITRLGLRRPYSVLPRRSAQ; this is translated from the exons ATGTTCCTAGCCACCACTTCTCAGCCTCTTAACAAGTCCTTACATATCAAATATATCCAAGATCTTGACAAG AAAAAGGACTTGGCCTACTATATAACCTCTCATCTTCGACTTAACGGAATCTACTGGGGGCTCACTGCCTTATTTATGCTAGGGCAGCCAGAAGCGCTTGACCGAGAAGGTGTCATTGAGTATGTGCTGTCCTGCTGGGATGATGAGACTG GTACCTTTGGACCCCATCCTGGTCATGATGGCCACATCTTGGCCACGCTTTCGGGAATCCAAGTTTTGCTCATGGAAGACGCTCTTGATCGGGCGGATATTGAGCGTATCAATTCTT TCCTCCTCAAACTTGTTAATCCCGACGGCTCCGTATCTGGCGATAAATGGGGAGAGTCAGACACTCGTTTTTCTTATATTCTGCTCTCCtgcctttccctcctcgGTCGTCTTTCAAGCCTTACAGACGAACAAATAGAAGGCATCACCGAAAATATTCGGAAATGCATGAACTTCGATGGAGGATTTGGACTTAGTCCGGGTACAGAGAGTCATTCAGGACAAGTTTGGGTCTGTACAGCAGCACTAACCATCCTGGACCGACTGGACATTGTGGATCGAGATTTGTTAGGAGCGTGGTTGTCGGAAAGACAACTACCTAATGGAGGTCTTAACGGGAGACCTGAGAAGCTCGAGGAC GTATGTTATTCTTGGTGGTGTCTTGCTTCATTATCCATAATCGGCAAAATCCACTGGATTAACGCGGATAAATTAATTAACTTCATATTAAGCGCCCAG GATCTTGATGACGGAGGCATAGGAGACAGGCCGGGGGATTGGGTCGACGTCTTCCATACTATTTTTGGAGTTGCGGGCCTCTCTCTGCTGGGCTACCCAGATCTAGGCGATATTGACCCTGTCTACTGCATGCCTGCAGACTTAATAACTCGTCTTGGTTTGCGTAGACCCTACTCAGTCTTACCTCGTCGATCCGCACAATAG
- a CDS encoding 20S proteasome subunit alpha 4, which produces MSRSYDRALTVFSPDGHLFQVEYALEAVRRGTCAVGVRGKSCVVLGVEKKSTLQLQDPRTVRKVAMLDDHVCVAFAGLTADGRILIDKARIECQSHRLTVEDPVSIEYITKHIAGIQQRYTQSGGVRPFGISALIVGFDPHDTIPRLYSTEPSGIYSAWKACSIGRASKTVREFLEKNYVEDLEREQAIKLTVKSLLEVVQTGAKNIEITVMESYGVVKALEQSDIEKIVAEIDSEKEAEAERKRQRLAATQAGQASMAMGSSAPSGTQTPAGHPQEHASAPGGDSGVQ; this is translated from the exons ATGTCTCGCTCTTACGACCGAG CTCTTACTGTCTTTTCTCCTGATGGACAT CTTTTCCAAGTAGAATACGCCCTTGAAGCCGTGCGACGAGGAACATGCGCC GTTGGTGTCCGCGGTAAATCATGTGTGGTCCTTGGCGTGGAGAAGAAATCAACTCTTCAACTTCAAGATCCTCGAACGGTCCGAAAGGTTGCCATGCTCGATGATCATGTTTGCGTGGCTTTTGCAG GTCTTACTGCGGACGGTCGTATCTTGATTGACAAGGCGAGAATTGAGTGTCAGTCACACCGATTGACTGTTGAGGACCCCGTCAGCATTGAATACATCACCAAACACATCGCTGGTATTCAACAG CGATACACTCAATCAGGTGGTGTCCGACCATTTGGTATATCCGCTTTGATTGTCGGGTTTGACCCCCACGACACCATTCCCCGACTATACTCTACCGAACCAAGCGGTATCTATTCTGCCTGGAAAGCTTGTTCTATCGGAAGAGCATCCAAGACTGTCAGGGAATTCTTAGAGAAGAACTATGTGGAGGACCTTGAGAGAGAACAGGCAATCAAATTAACAGTAAAGAGTCTGTTGGAGGTTGTGCAAACTGGTGCGAAGAACATTGAGATTACTGTAATGGAGTCATATGGAGTTGTAAAA GCCCTTGAGCAATCTGATATCGAAAAAATTGTCGCAGAAATTGACTctgagaaggaagctgaAGCCGAACGTAAACGCCAACGTCTGGCTGCCACACAAGCAGGGCAAGCATCTATGGCCATGGGCTCTTCTGCGCCTTCTGGTACACAGACACCGGCTGGCCATCCTCAAGAACATGCTTCAGCCCCAGGGGGTGACAGTGGGGTGCAATAG
- a CDS encoding exosome complex component CSL4: MSSPSLLLPGQPLPAQLITPPLPKCGKGCYERNGQIVASVVGRPRRDGAVVSVVGREETVGTVDVDSIVIGVISRLTPQQAHVTLTTLADRPLPESSEDFTGLIRIADIRLTERDKVKMGECFRLGDIVKAKVLSLGDARSYYLSTAANELGVVYAKSEAGNPLLPVSYQEMEDEVTGKKEKRKVAKPEGI, from the exons ATGTCATCACCATCGTTACTTTTGCCCGGCCAACCTTTGCCGGCACAGCTTATCACCCCGCCCCTACCGAAATGTGGAAAAGGTTGTTATGAGCGCAACGGCCAAATCGTGGCTAGCGTTGTGGGGAGACCACGGAGAGACGGTGCT GTGGTCAGCGTCGtagggagggaggaaacAGTCGGTACAGTTGATGTAGACTCCATCGTGATCGGCGTT ATTTCCAGATTGACGCCTCAACAAGCACATGTGACTCTTACAACTCTGGCCGATCGCCCCCTTCCCGAATCTTCAGAAGATTTCACGGGCCTAATTCGAATTGCGGACATCAGGTTAACAGAAAGAGACAAGGTGAAAATGGGTGAATGTTTCAGATTAGGTGATATTGTTAAGGCGAAGGTG CTAAGTTTAGGTGACGCAAGGAGCTACTATTTGTCAACCGCAGCCAACGAGCTGGGCGTTGTGTATGCGAAATCAGAAGCTG GTAATCCCTTATTGCCGGTTAGCTAtcaggaaatggaggatgaagtgactgggaaaaaggagaagagaaaagttGCAAAGCCTGAAGGAATATAA